The Pseudomonas cavernicola DNA segment CCCTGTCCAAATCGCAGCTGGCCGCCTTCCTCGACAGCAATATCTAAGCTGCTGTCAGGAAATCTGAGCCTTTGTTAAAAAGCCCCGCACATTGCGGGGCTTTTTTCATGGCGCGAGACTAGACGCTCCTCTTAGCCGGTGGTACATTCGGCCTCGTAACGGCTCCTCCGTTGCTCTCTGCAAGCCGTCGCCGACGCACTCCTACTCGAATACTTTCGATAAACAAGCAGGCGATCCTGTCGCCTTCTCCGCGGCGCGGCCTCTTAAGCTAAACGCTTATTCCCCCTCCTTCACGACTACGTCATTCCTATATGAATCTGACTGAACTCAAGCAAAAGCCGATTACCGAACTGCTGGAAACGGCCGAACAGATGGGCATAGAAAATATGGCCCGTTCGCGCAAGCAGGATGTGATTTTCTCCCTGTTGAAAAAGCACGCGAAAAGCGGCGAGGAAATTTCCGGTGATGGCGTGCTGGAGATTCTCCAGGACGGCTTCGGCTTCCTCCGTTCCGCGGACGCCTCGTACCTGGCTGGTCCGGACGACATCTACGTCTCGCCGAGCCAGATCCGCCGCTTCAACCTGCGCACCGGCGACACCATTGTCGGCAAGATTCGCCCGCCGAAAGAAGGCGAGCGCTACTTCGCTCTGCTTAAGGTCGACACGATCAACTACGATCGCCCGGAGAACGCGAAGAACAAGATCCTGTTCGAGAACCTGACCCCGCTGTTCCCCAACCAGCGCATGAAAATGGAAGCCGGTAATGGCTCCACCGAAGACCTCACCGCCCGGGTGATCGACCTCTGCGCACCGATCGGCAAGGGTCAGCGCGGCCTGATCGTATCACCGCCGAAAGCCGGCAAGACGATCATGCTGCAGAACATCGCGGCGAACATCACGCGCAATAACCCGGAAGTGCATCTGATCGTGCTGTTGATCGATGAGCGCCCGGAAGAAGTGACCGAAATGCAGCGCACCGTGCGCGGCGAAGTGGTGGCGTCCACCTTCGACGAACCGCCGACCCGCCACGTGCAGGTCGCCGAGATGGTGATCGAGAAGGCCAAACGCCTGGTCGAGCACAAGAAGGACGTGGTCATTCTGCTCGACTCCATCACCCGTCTGGCGCGCGCCTACAACACCGTGATCCCGAGCTCCGGCAAGGTCCTTACTGGTGGTGTCGACGCCCACGCGCTGGAGAAACCGAAACGCTTCTTCGGCGCCGCCCGCAATATCGAAGAAGGCGGCTCGCTGACCATCCTCGCCACTGCGCTGGTGGAAACCGGCTCGAAGATGGACGAAGTGATCTACGAAGAGTTCAAGGGCACCGGCAACATGGAGCTGCCGCTGGATCGTCGCATCGCCGAGAAGCGTGTGTTCCCGGCCATCAACATCAACCGCTCCGGCACCCGCCGCGAAGAGTTGCTGACGGCCGAGGACGAGCTGCAGCGCATGTGGATTCTGCGCAAGCTGCTGCACCCGATGGACGAGATCGCCGCCATCGAGTTCCTGCTCGACAAGCTCAAGCAGAGCAAGACCAACGATGAATTCTTCCAGTCGATGAAGCGCAAGTAAGCGCTGGAAGTTTTGCGAAAGCCGGGGTAACCCGGCTTTTTGCTACCTGCGTATCTGCTCTGCAAGTAGATACGCTCTTCTGAGTGATCGGGTTCGGCGCTAAACTTTGCGCCCGACTTGCACGCCGCTATGAGACTCAAGCATGCAGTATCGCGACCTACGCGACTTTATCCGTGGCCTGGAACAGCGCGGCGAGCTGAAGCGTATCAGCACTCCAGTTTCGCCCGTCCTGGAAATGACCGAAATCTGCGACCGCACCCTGCGGCGTGCTGGCCCGGCACTGCTGTTCGAGAACCCGACCGGCTTCGACATGCCGGTACTTGGCAACCTGTTTGGCACGCCCGGGCGCGTGGCCCTTGGTATGGGGGCCGAGGCGGTCAGCGAACTGCGTGAGATCGGTAAGCTACTGGCCTTTCTGAAAGAGCCAGAGCCGCCCAAGGGTTTGAAGGATGCCTGGTCGAAGCTGCCGATCTTCAAGAAGATCATCGCCATGGCGCCCAAGGTGCTCAAGGACGCGCCCTGTCAGGAAGTGATCGAAGAGGGTGAGGATGTCGACCTCGGCAAGCTGCCGGTGCAGACCTGCTGGCCCGGTGACGTCGGCCCGCTGATTACCTGGGGCCTGACCATTACCAAGGGGCCGAACAAGGAGCGGCAGAACCTCGGCATCTATCGTCAGCAGGTGATCGGCCGCAATAAGGTGATCATGCGCTGGTTGAGCCATCGCGGCGGCGCGCTGGATTTCAAGGAGTGGTGCGACAAGCATCCAGGGCAACCGTTTCCGGTCGCCGTGGCGCTGGGTGCCGACCCGGCGACCATTCTCGGTGCGGTCACCCCGGTGCCGGACAGCCTCTCCGAATACGCCTTCGCCGGCCTGCTGCGCGGTAATCGCACCGAGCTGATCAAGTGCCGTGGCAGTGAGTTGCAGGTGCCGGCCAGTGCCGAGATCGTCCTCGAGGGCGTGATCCACCCCGGCGAGATGGCCGATGAAGGGCCCTACGGCGACCACACCGGCTACTACAACGAGGTCGACCGCTTTCCGGTGTTCACCGTCGAGCGCATCACCCGTCGGCAAAAGCCGATCTACCACAGCACCTATACCGGGCGTCCGCCGGATGAACCGGCGATTCTCGGGGTGGCGCTAAACGAAGTGTTCGTGCCGATCCTGCAAAAGCAGTTCCCGGAGATCACCGACTTCTACCTGCCACCGGAAGGCTGTTCCTACCGCATGGCGGTGGTGACCATGAAGAAGCAGTACCCGGGCCACGCCAAGCGCGTCATGCTCGGCGTCTGGTCGTATCTGCGACAGTTCATGTACACCAAGTTCGTTATCGTCACCGACGACGATGTGAATGCGCGCGACTGGAACGACGTGATCTGGGCCATCACCACGCGCATGGATCCCTCGCGCGACACGGTATTGATCGACAACACGCCGATCGACTATCTGGACTTCGCCTCGCCAGTCTCCGGCCTCGGCTCGAAGATGGGCCTGGATGCCACCCACAAATGGCCTGGCGAAACCACCCGGGAATGGGGTCGGGTGATAGTTCAGGACGAGGCGGTCAAGTGCCGGGTCGATGAGCTGTGGAAGGATCTTGGAATAGATTGATGAAAGTCACCTTGCAACCCTCAGGTGCAGTGCTCGAGATGCTCCCCGGCGAGCGGATTCTCGATGCTGCGCGCCGGCTCGGCTACGACTGCCCGCAGAGCTGCCGCAATGGCAACTGTCATATCTGCGCGGCGCTGTTGGTCGAGGGTCGCGTGCGCCAGAACGGCGATGCACGTGATCACGGCGAGTTGTTCACCTGCCTGGCCGAGCCGCTGGAAGACTGTGTGCTGCATTGGGATGGAGTGCTGGCACCGGGCGAGTTACCGCTGCGCAAGCTCAGCTGTCAGGTCAGTGAGTGCGTGGAGGTGGGCGGAGATGTCTGGCGCGTGCGCTTGCGTGCGCCGGCCGGTAAGCCGCCGCGTTATCACGCTGGGCAGTACCTGCTGTTGCGGCGCGAGGATGGCGAGCAAGCGGCCTTCTCCCTGGCCTCGGCGCCTGCCCAGGGGCGCGACCTGGAGCTGCATATTCTCGGACGCGAGGCGAGCGCCTTGACCCTGCTCGAACAGCTGCGCCGCAAACCCATGGTTCAGGTGCAACTGCCATTCGGCGATGCGCACCTGGCGCAGTTGCCGGACGGGCCGCTGATCTTGATCGCCGCCGGTACCGGCATGGCACAGATGCACAGCTTGATCGAGCATTGCCGCGCGGCGGGTTTCAAGCATCCGGTGCATCTGTACTGGGGTGCGCGGCGGCCCGAGGATTTCTACCAGCTGCCGCACTGGGCCGACTGGCAACGGCAGCCCAATCTATACCTGCATAAAGTCGTCAGTGATGTCTGCAGTTGGGAGGGGCGTTGCGGTCTCTTGCATGAGGCCGTGCGGGAAGACTTCAGCGATCTCTCGCCGCTGTACGTCTATGCCAGCGGCTCGCCGACGATGGTTTATGCGACCCTTGACGCACTGGTCGAGGCCGGGATGGGTGCTCACCAGATGCGCGCCGATGTGTTCGCCTATGCGCCGCGAGTTTAGAAGGAGCTATCCGTGGAAGATACTGCGTTGTTTCGCGTTTTTAGAACCCTTGCGGGTATTGCCTGCGTGATCGTGGTGGGCGAGAGTTTTCGTACAGGCAGCACAATTTCGTTTGGCCGCTCTAGCATCGGCTGGGTCAGCAAAGATGTCGCACCTGTCGGATTTTGGGTTGCGAATGTAACTTTGCTGGCTTTTGCTGTACTGGGCTTTACAGGCGGCACAGTACGCAAGAAATAGATGCAATCCTTTGGGCTAAGCACCGCGAAGCCCAACGCTGTGCCGCGGCTTTGATCGTTCCCACGCTCTGCGTGGGAACGCAGCCAATGACGCTCCGGCGTCACGCTTTTCTGCCCTACGAACTGCGAACTCCCCCAGCGAGGTAGCCTGGACGACCCATGGTGGAAAACCGCTTTGCGGATTTTCCACTCTACGCAACCGAATTTAGCCGTCACCCCCCGCGTGCTTAACGCACCTGCACCACGACTTTACCCACCGCCTTGCGTTGGCCCAGCGCGTTGATCGCCTCGGCGGCTTGTTCCAGCGGGAAGGTCTGCGATACCAACGGCTTGACCTTGCCTTCAGCATGCCATTGGAACAACTGCTGGAAGTTGGCGGCATTGTCCACTGGTTGGCGCTGAGCGAAGGCGCCCCAGAACACGCCGACCACCGCTGCACCTTTGAGTAGCGCCAGGTTGACTGGCAATTCTGGGATGCGCCCGCTGGCGAAACCGACCACCAGCAGCCGGCCGTTCCAGGCGATGGAGCGAATGGCCTGGTCGAACAGGTCGCCGCCGACCGGGTCGTAGATCACGTCCGCGCCCTGGCCACCGGTCAGTTCTTTGACCTTGTCTTTCAGGCTGACTTCGCTGTAGTTGATCAGCTCATCGGCACCGGCGGCTTTGGCGACCGCCAGTTTCTCGGCACTGCTGGCGGCGGCGATGACTTTGGCGCCCATGGCCTTGCCGATTTCCACCGCGGCCAGGCCGACGCCGCCGGAGGCGCCGAGCACCAGCAGGGTTTCGCCCGCTTGCAGGTTGGCGCGTTGCTTGAGCGCGTGCATCGAGGTGCCGTAGGTCATGCCGAAGGCGGCAGCGCTGGCGAAGTCCATGCTGGCCGGGATCGGCATGACGTTGTAGCCGGGCACGGCGACCTGCTCGGCAAAGCTGCCCCAACCGGTCAGCGCCATCACTCGATCGCCTGGTTTGACGTGGCTGACTTTCTCACCGACCGCCGCGACGATACCTGCTGCTTCGCCGCCAGGGGAGAACGGGAATGGCGGCTTGAACTGATATTTGCCCTCGATGATCAGGGTGTCCGGGAAGTTGACCCCGGCGGCGTGCACGTCGAGGAGAATTTCATTTTTCTTCGCTTCTGGGCTGGCGATTTCTTCCAGCACCAGCGTTTCGGCAGGGCCGAAGGCTTTGCACAACACGGCTTTCATCGGGGACATTCCTCGCAGAGTTATGGCCAAGCAGTGTAGGTGCATGGGGCGGCCGGTCAACGAGCATGGCCTGGCTTGATAGGCGCGTATAAGCGTCGGACTTGGGCCAGCGCCACGCTATCGCTATGCTAGGGGGCTGTCGGACTTAGAACTGTCCTACTGCGAAAGCCTGGCTATTGGCCCGTTTTTCCATTCAGCCTCGTTAAAGAGAGTGACTATTCGCCTCGGCGGAATGAAAAAACGGTCTCAATCCCAGACTTTCTCGCTACGGACGCCTAAGCTCGACAGCCCCCCTAGGCAGCATACTTTGTTGAGGATGTGCCCCTGTGAAAGCCTGGATCCTATTGTTGTTGGCTCTATCCCTGCCGTTTTCAGCGTTGGCCAATGAAGAAGAGGAAGGCAAAGAGGGCGAGGCGCCTAAGGTGGCCTATGTCAACTTGGTGCCGGCGCTGGTGGGTAATTATGGTGCGGGCCCACGGCTGAAGGTGTTCAAGGCCGATATTGCGCTACGGGTATCCGGTAGTGAGGCGCAGGAGCGGGTCGAGCACCATGAGCCGCTGATTCGTAATCAGTTGGTGATGCTGTTCTCGCAACAAACCGACGAGAGCCTGGGTAATGTTGAGGCCAAGGAGAGGCTGCGCCAGGAAGCGTTGAAGCAAGTGCAGCAGGTACTGAGCCAGGAAGAGGGCAAGCCGCTGGTGGATGATCTGCTGTTCAACAACCTGATCGTTCAGTAGCCGGCCCTGGCTGTAGAGCCAGGCGAAACCGCGCTCATGGTGCGGTGAGGCGTTAGTTCGCGGGGTTCCAGATGCAGGTGCGGTTGCGCCCCTGGTGTTTGGCTTGATAGAGCGCCTGGTCGCTGTGTGCCACCAAACTGTCCGGCTGGTTGTTCTGGCTCGGGGTGGTGGTGGCCAGGCCGATGCTCAGACTCAGACGACCCAGTGGGCTGGCTGGATGAGCCAGGTTCAGCTCCTCGATCGCTTTATGGACGCGCTGCGCCACATGCTCGCCACCGTCCAAACCGGTGTTGACCAGGATAATGGCGAACTCCTCGCCGCCGTAGCGACAGGCCACATCGCCCTCACGCTGCAGGCAGCCTTGCAAGGCCGTAGCCACCCGCCGCAAGACGTCGTCGCCGGCCAGGTGGCCGAGTTGGTCGTTGTAACGCTTGAAGTGGTCGACATCCAGCATGAGCAAGGCCATGGACGCGCCGATCCGCTGCAGGCGCCGCCACTCGCCGTGTAATTGATGATCAAAAAAGCGCCGGTTATAGAGGCCGGTCAGTCCGTCCTGCTGCGACAGGTGTTGCAGTTGCGCTTCCAGTTGCAGGCGTTCGTTGTTGTCGCGGGAGACGCCGATCAGGTATTCGTGGCCATTCAACTGCACCAACTGAGCGCTGATTTCTGCCGCCTGAATGCTGCCGTCGCGTCGACGCATCTCTCGCTGAAAGATCTTCGTCGAGTTGTCCCGATGCGCCTGGCGTACCAGTTCCAGCCAGGCATGGAAGCCCAGCAGCAGTTGTTCGGGCTGTTCTTTTAGCTGTCGGCTGAACTCTTCGCTGCTGTAACCCAGGCTGCTGTAAGTGGCCTGGTTCATATGCAGGATGTTGCGGTTCTGCGGGTCGATGATGAACAGGCCGTCGCGGCTGGAGTCGGTCAGATCGACCACCAGTTGCAGGCGCTCGCGGCTGTCGCGCAGCACCTGTTCGATCTGCTCGCGATGGCCGACTTCCTCGTTCAAGCGCCGGTTGCCGGCTTGCAGAGCGCGCGCGCGACGGGAGTTTTCCAGGGCCAAGGCGAGGGCGGCCACCAGCAGCAGGCTGATCGTCAGGCTGGCGCCGAGCACCACTTGCGGCAGTGGGCTGACCAGTTGTTGCGTGAGCTTCTGCGTGGGGCTGAGCTGCAGGGTGAAATTGCGGTTGTTTAGCAGGTGGAGCGGCAACTCCTGCTGAAGGGGGGCGCTTAGGTCGGCTTGGTCGCGGCTGTAAAGCGGGTGGCCGAACTCCAGCAGACGGACATGGAAGTCGGCGCTGTCGACCGTGTCGAGCAGTTCGTCCATCAGTGCTTCGACGCGAAACACGCCTTGCAGGAAGCCATCGAAGACCGGCCTGTCCTGTTCGCCGCGAATATACAGCGGGGTGTAAAGGATGAAGCCGCGGCCGCCCTGTACCAGGCTGAAACTATTGGAGAAGCTCGCCAGGCCACGGGCTTTAGCCTGCATGGCCAGGTTGAAGTTGGGGTGTGCGGGTGTCAGTTGAAAATGCAGCGCTGCTTGATTGCCTTCGAGGGGCAGCAGCCAGCGCATCTTCAGGTCGGGGCCCAGCCACTGAATGGCTTGGTAGCCTCTGAAGTGCTGCAAGGAGATGCGCGCCTCCAACTCCCACTCCTCGCGGGAGAGGCGGCCGTGATGGTTCCAGAGCTGGGCCATGCGGTACAGGTCTTGAGCTTGGGCGTTGAGACTGCTTTCTAGCTGGCGGGTCAGCAGGCGTGCTTGAGACTCGACCCGTTCACGTACGTGCTCCCGCTCTGTGCTCTTCAACTGGTGCCAGAGCAACAGGCTGGCGCCGCACAGCAGCAGAGCCAGCAGGGCGAGCGCTAGCCGGGCCGGCCAAGCGGAGCGTGAGAATGGCAGCTGAGAGTCGTGCAAGGTTTCTGTTCCCATTGCCCTTGGCCCATCGCCCGTGCTGCTTAACGCAGGGTGCAGACTGCCGCCCACTCGCTGGTACTGACGGGCATCACCGAGAGGCGGCTGCCTTTCTGTACCAAGGGTAGTTCAGCCAGCGCTACCGCGGCCTTCAGTCGTGCCAGTGAGAGTACTTGCGGGAAGGCTTCGACGAATTCCACGTCGAGGGCGCTCCAGGGATTTTTCTCCGCACCGGCTTTGGCGTCGAAGTAAGGGCTTTGCGGGTCGAGCGCCGTCGGATCAGGGTAAGCCGTGGCGATAATCCGGCCGATGCCGGCGATACCCGGCTCAGGGCAACTCGAGTGATAAAAGAAGAACAAGTCGCCGACGGCCATGCTGCGCAGAAAGTTGCGCGCCTGATAGTTGCGCACGCCGTCCCAGCGTGCGCGGCCGAGGCGTTGCAGGTCGTGAATGGATAATTCTTCGGGTTCGGACTTCATTAACCAATGAGGCATGAACTTTGCTCGTAAGTTGCCGGTCAGTCTAGCGGGCTCACTATCGTACAGGCAGACGACAGCCGGTTGGCGCCATAAATTGCGCAAGCTTTCACCTTGCTGGAGAATGCCTCGGTTTTAAATGTGACGCCGCCGTACGGCCTAATAACAACAACTACAACCGCCGCCGGTCATCGTGCGAGGTTTGCCTTGAAGGGGGAGGCAGTCGATGAAACGTAAACCAGATCTATTGTGGGTATTGGTCATTCTGTTCGGCCTGGGCGTGGTAACTACGGGTTACACCCAGAGCTTGTGGGAGCGTCAAAGCGATGCTCCCGTCAACCTGTCGCAACAGCCTTAAGGCTGTTTGACGACACCAGTGGGCGCCGCAGGGATCGCGGTGCTAGCTCCTGACGGCGTACCAAGCCTGATCCGTGACCGTCGCGTGCAGCGGCACATCCCAGATGGCCAGCGTCAGTTGATCGACCTTCTGACATTCATGCGCGAGCCCCAGTAAGGTCGGTTTGTGCCAATTTTTGCGCATGCTCAGGTACGCCAGGCTGCGGTCATAAAAACCGCCACCCATGCCGAGGCGGCCACCGCCGCTATCGAAGCCCACCAGCGGCAACAAGACCAAGTCCAGGGCCCAGACTTTGCGCTGCTGCTTGCGGTTGGCATGCGGTTCCTGAATGCGGAAGCGGTTAGGCGTCATCCGCTCGTGTGGGTGGATACGCTGGAACACCATCTTGGTGCGCGGCCAGGCGCTCAATACCGGTAAGTAGGTGGCCTTGCCGCGGCGCTGGGCGGCGCGCAGCAACAGGCGTGGATCAATCTCACCATCCGTTGGCAAATACAGCGCGATATGCCGGGCGCGGCGAAAGCGTGGATCTTGGGCGAGTTGGCGATACAGGCGCTGGGCGGCCTGGCGCTGTTCGTTCGGGCTAAGCGCGCGGCGGGCTTTGCGCAGTAGGTGCCGAAGTTGTGGGCGGGAAAGAGCGGCTGAAGTCATCATCGAAGGGCGGCAACTGCAGTCGTTAGTGGCTGCTGCTGGGTACAGTCGACAACATCATTGCCAGCGCTGATGGCTGGCAATGACGGTAAAAATAAGACCCCCCGGAGTGCCGCTGTCGGCTTGGCCCTTGAACCCGAAAGTTCAAGGTGGAGGTTGCAGGGAGCGTTAAGGCTTTCCGTCAGGCGGACATGCACACCGGCTCCAACTTGCAACCCCCGGGTTTGTGCGTATCGGCTCAGGGACATCACCAACTGGCGCACACTCCAGGGAGCGGGGGCCAGTATACCCCAATCCGCCGCTCTGCAATCAGCTATGGCCGGCATCCGGATCGGTGGCCAAGGCATGATCGACGCGCTCCAGCAGGTCACGCACGTGCTCGCGGGTCGAGCTGGCGTCCTGATCCAGGCGCTGCTGCTTGTGCAGCAGATCGTGGGTGATGTTCAGTGCCGCCATCACGGCGACCCGGTCGGCACCGATGACTTTGCCGCCGCTGCGGATCTCGCGCATCTTGCCATCCAGATAGCGCGCGGCGCTTTCCAGGTTGGCGCGCTCATCCGTAGGGCAGGCGATGCAGTATTCTTTGTCGAGGATGTGAACGGTAACGGTATTCGAGGTCATTAATCCTGCTCCAGGGCTCTCAGGCGCGAAATCATTGATTCGACCTTATGCCGGGCCATTTCGTTCTTTTCGATCAGATGGGCGCGCTCCTCGCGCCAGGCCTTTTCATGCGCACGTAAGACTCGGTTGTCGGCTTTAAGCTGCTCGACGCGCTGGATTAGCAGTTCCAGCTTGGTGGTAAGCGCGTGCAGATCGGCGTCTTCCATGGGTTCTCACTAGGGCGTTGAATGACCAGAACTATATAGGATCAGTTCGGTGAAGGTGCAAACCTGTCGGCGGCCTTCGATGGTCTTGGCGCGCCTGCCGGTGCTAGGATACGAGGCCTTCATTCTAGTCATTGCGCCCTCTGGCGCCTAGTTGCCAATGCCCACTCAAAATTCCCCGTATAGCGCTTTCGCCGCCCTGCTCGCCAGCAGTGGCCAACCCGTCTCACCGGCTGAGCTGCATGGCCTGTTGCTGGGCCGTAGTTGTGCCGGTGCCGGCTTCGAGAACGATCCCTGGCTGGTAGATGCCGCCGAACTGCTCGGCGGCGCGCCGCAGGACAATGTGCGGCAGGCGCTGATCGGCCTGCAGGAGATGGTCAAAGGCGAGCTGACCGGTGACGACATGGCGGTTGTGTTGCTGCTGCCGTCGGATGATGCGCCGCTGGCTGAGCGCGCTGTGGCGCTTGGCCAATGGTGCCAGGGTTTCCTCGGCGGCTTCGGTTTGACCGCGCGCGATGCGGCGTTGAGCGGCGAAGCGGTCGAAGTGTTGCAGGATCTGGCGGCGATTGCCCAGGTGCAGAGCGCATTGGAAGAGTCCGAGGACGGCGAAAGCGACTATATGGAAGTCATGGAATATCTGCGTGTCGCGCCCTTGCTGCTGTTTACCGAGTGCGCAAAACCGCTTGCGCCAGCACCCAAACCGTCCCTGCACTGATTTTTCAGCCGTTATATAAGTAGGTCGAGTCTGCCCATGATCAGCATCCCCAAGTCGGAATACGCCCGTCGGCGCAAGGCGCTGATGGCGCAGATGGAACCCAACAGCATCGCCATTCTGCCGGCGGCGCCGGTGTATATCCGTAACCGCGACGTCGAGCACGTCTATCGTCAGGACAGTGACTTCCAGTACCTCAGCGGCTTCCCCGAGCCGGAAGCGGTGATCGCACTGATTCCGGGGCGTGAACATGGCGAGTACGTGCTGTTCTGCCGTGAGCGTGATCCCGAGCGCGAGCTCTGGGATGGCCTGCGCGCTGGCCAGGATGGTGCGATCAGTGCGTTCGGTGCCGACGACGCGTTCCCCATCGGCGATATCGACGACATCCTCCCGGGCTTGATCGAAGGCCGCGAGCGAGTCTATTACGCCATGGGCACCAATCAGGAGTTCGATCGGCACCTGATGGACTGGATCAACGTGATCCGCTCCAAGGCCCGTCAGGGCGCACAGCCGCCAAACGAATTCGTCGCCCTCGACCATCTGCTGCACGACATGCGCCTGTACAAGTCAGCCAATGAAGTAAAGGTGATGCGCGAAGCCGCACAGATTTCTTCCCGTGCGCATATCCGTGCGATGCAGGCTAGCCGCGCCGGTTTGAGCGAGTATCACCTGGAAGCCGAGTTGGACTACGAGTTTCGCAAGGGTGGGGCGAAGATGCCGGCCTATGGCTCGATTGTCGCCGCGGGGCGCAATGCCTGCATCCTGCATTACCGCGAGAACGATGCGCCGCTCAGAGACGGTGAGCTGGTGCTGATCGATGCCGGTTGCGAGATCGACTGCTATGCCAGCGATATCACCCGCACCTTTCCGGTCAGCGGCAGGTTTTCCGCTGAGCAGAAGGCGATCTACGAGCTGGTGCTGAAATCCCAGGAAGCGGCGTTCGCCGTGATTGCCCCCGGCAAGCACTGGAACGAAGCCCACGAAGCCACTGTGCAGGTGATCACCGCCGGGCTGGTCGAGCTGGGTCTGCTGGAAGGCGACGTCAGCGAGCTGATCGCCAGCGAAGCCTATAAAGCTTTCTATATGCACCGCGCCGGGCACTGGTTGGGCATGGACGTGCATGACGTCGGCGACTACAAGGTCGGCGGCGAGTGGCGTGTCCTGGAAGTGGGCATGGCGCTGACCGTCGAGCCCGGCATCTACATCGCCGTGGACAATCAGCACGTGGCGAAGAAGTGGCGCGGAATCGGCGTGCGGATCGAAGACGATGTGGTGGTGACCAAGACTGGCTGCGAGATTCTGACCAGCCACGCGCCGAAGACGGTTGCCGAGATCGAGGCCTTGATGGCTGCTGCACGAATCCAGGCGGCTTGAGCCGGTGAACCGGGCGAATCTGGCGATCATCGGCGGCGGTCTGGTCGGCGCGAGCCTGGCTTTGGCCTTGCAAGCGGGTGCCAAGGCGCGGGGCTGGACGATCGTGCTGATCGAGCCGTTCGCCCCGGGCGACGGCTACCAGCCCAGCTATGACGCGCGCTCGACCGCACTGTCCTTCGGCAGCCAGCAGATTTATCAACGCCTGGGCCTGTGGCAGCGCATCGCGCCACGTGCCGAGCCGATTTTGCACATCCATGTGTCTGATCGCGGTCGCTTTGGCGCGGCGCGGCTGAGCGCTGAGGAAGAAGGCGTGCCGGCGCTCGGTTATGTGGCCGAGAATGCCTGGCTTGGTCACTGCCTGTGGCAGGCGCTGGATCATGAGGTGGTCAGTTGGCGCTGCCCGGCGGAAGTCAGCGGCATGGAGACGCTGGGCGATGGCTACCAGCTGACCTTGAATGACGAGACGATCTTGGATTGCGACCTGGCGGTTCTGGCCGACGGTGGTCGATCCGGTCTGCGCGAGCAGCTCGGGATCAACGTGAAGCACACGCCTTACCAGCAGAGCGCGCTGATCGCCAACATCACACCGAGTGAGGCCCATGCTGGCCAAGCCTTCGAGCGGTTTACCGACGATGGGCCGCTGGCCTTGCTGCCGCTGGCGGACAACCGTTGCGCGCTGATCTGGACCCGTCCGGGCCAGGATGCCGAGCGTCTGGCCAAGCTGGATGAGCGCAGTTTCCTGGCCGAGTTGCAGCAGGCCTTTGGGTATCGCCTGGGGGCTTTGCGCCAGGTCGGTGCGCGGCATGTCTATCCGCTGGCGCTGATCGAGGCGCAAGAGCAGGTGCGGCCCAACTTGGTCGTGCTCGGTAATGCGGCACACAGCCTGCATCCGATTGCCGGGCAGGGTTACAACCTGTCGCTGCGCGATACCCAGGCCTTGGCCGAGGCGCTGCTGGCCAGTCCGGCGGCGCCTGGCGAGTTCGCCACGCTGCAGCGTTATTACGCGCGCCAGCGGCTGGATCAGCACCTCACTGTAGGCTTCTCCGATCGCGTTACCCGCTTGTTCACCAATGCCGAACCGTTGCTCGCCACCGGGCGCAACCTCGGCCTGCTCGGACTCGATCTAGTGCCGCCGGCCAAACGCTGGTTTGCCCGCCAGGCCATGGGCCTCGGTACCCGTGCGGACAGTTAAGGGCGCGTTGCACGTCGCGGCGCCGGCATAAAACTCTTTGGATGTGGCGCAAGCCGCAAGCGAGATAGGCTCAAAGCATGGACATGCGTGCGGATCTGATAATCGTCG contains these protein-coding regions:
- the ubiH gene encoding 2-octaprenyl-6-methoxyphenyl hydroxylase encodes the protein MNRANLAIIGGGLVGASLALALQAGAKARGWTIVLIEPFAPGDGYQPSYDARSTALSFGSQQIYQRLGLWQRIAPRAEPILHIHVSDRGRFGAARLSAEEEGVPALGYVAENAWLGHCLWQALDHEVVSWRCPAEVSGMETLGDGYQLTLNDETILDCDLAVLADGGRSGLREQLGINVKHTPYQQSALIANITPSEAHAGQAFERFTDDGPLALLPLADNRCALIWTRPGQDAERLAKLDERSFLAELQQAFGYRLGALRQVGARHVYPLALIEAQEQVRPNLVVLGNAAHSLHPIAGQGYNLSLRDTQALAEALLASPAAPGEFATLQRYYARQRLDQHLTVGFSDRVTRLFTNAEPLLATGRNLGLLGLDLVPPAKRWFARQAMGLGTRADS